Proteins from a genomic interval of Psychrobacter urativorans:
- the rimI gene encoding ribosomal protein S18-alanine N-acetyltransferase — translation MRKNKGVMMLIIKHLSEELSEHQRDIQEVADIEAVIQSQDAWSYQTLNDLLGQDSIRLMVVINTVKSDVVGYCLYQVVFEQAEILRIGTHPDYQRRGIASKLFATLNDELKAKKVDGLLLEVRADNMPAIALYEQQGFILIHRRKGYYQQLHNPAVDALIMQLSYI, via the coding sequence TTGAGAAAAAATAAAGGAGTGATGATGCTGATTATAAAGCACTTATCCGAAGAATTGTCTGAGCATCAGCGAGATATCCAAGAGGTAGCTGATATTGAAGCTGTCATTCAGTCCCAAGATGCGTGGAGTTATCAAACACTTAACGATCTGCTAGGACAAGATAGTATTCGTTTAATGGTCGTTATAAATACGGTTAAAAGCGACGTTGTAGGCTACTGTCTATATCAGGTCGTCTTTGAGCAAGCAGAAATCTTACGCATCGGTACGCATCCTGATTATCAACGCCGAGGTATCGCATCAAAGCTATTTGCGACGTTAAATGATGAGTTAAAAGCTAAGAAGGTGGATGGTTTATTATTAGAAGTACGAGCCGATAATATGCCTGCGATCGCACTGTATGAGCAGCAAGGATTTATTTTGATTCATCGCCGTAAAGGCTATTATCAACAGCTTCACAATCCCGCAGTCGATGCCCTTATTATGCAGCTTAGCTACATTTAG
- the aat gene encoding leucyl/phenylalanyl-tRNA--protein transferase, giving the protein MHDFFDVTAADISPETLKSLGRYAFPNPAEIDPDGMGIVAVGGDLAPETLISAYAQGLFPWFNEDEPIAWWCPEPRCVIVPSDYQPSKSLRRQAKRERWQLTLNQAFDDVIRACSLPRSDGLLEGEHTWIHEEMIVAYTQLHAYGFAHSIEVWDDKQNLIGGLYGLKIGNIYFGESMFHRASNASKLAFWGLMRLCEQSDVALVDCQLPNEHLMSLGATTLPRTDFLAQLDTLIGSSSVKWHTKSHQSLAVARLDTLAPWKIENAKFER; this is encoded by the coding sequence ATGCACGATTTTTTTGATGTCACTGCTGCTGATATCTCGCCTGAGACCCTAAAAAGTCTTGGGCGTTATGCGTTTCCTAATCCGGCTGAGATTGATCCTGACGGTATGGGTATCGTCGCAGTCGGTGGTGATTTAGCTCCTGAAACCCTGATTTCAGCATATGCGCAAGGGCTGTTTCCATGGTTTAATGAAGATGAACCAATTGCATGGTGGTGCCCTGAGCCACGTTGCGTTATTGTACCGTCTGACTATCAGCCGAGCAAATCTTTACGTCGCCAAGCAAAACGTGAACGTTGGCAATTAACGCTCAATCAAGCTTTTGATGACGTCATACGCGCTTGCAGTTTACCGCGCAGTGATGGACTACTTGAGGGCGAGCACACATGGATTCACGAGGAAATGATTGTCGCTTATACTCAGCTACATGCTTACGGCTTTGCCCATAGCATTGAAGTTTGGGATGATAAACAAAATCTTATTGGCGGTTTATATGGGCTGAAAATAGGTAATATTTATTTTGGTGAGTCTATGTTTCATCGTGCCTCTAATGCCTCAAAATTAGCCTTTTGGGGTTTAATGCGTTTATGTGAACAAAGTGACGTAGCACTGGTGGACTGCCAATTGCCCAACGAGCATTTAATGAGCTTAGGTGCAACAACGTTACCTCGTACGGATTTTTTAGCGCAACTAGACACGTTAATTGGCAGTAGCTCAGTAAAATGGCACACAAAATCTCACCAATCATTAGCAGTTGCCCGCCTAGACACACTAGCGCCTTGGAAAATAGAGAACGCTAAGTTTGAACGTTAG
- a CDS encoding MerR family transcriptional regulator produces MTPDTSFLLIGALANQANTTKDTVRHYEQLGLLKSRKRQAGSRLYTEFHPECIERIELIKSAQAIGFTLTEIKDSLNDYYDGLLDIGEQLNMTEKKLEQVKKQQANINRMVELLTQRIDILKHMKIDHSSIPSVEDCQPSTTLSR; encoded by the coding sequence ATGACACCTGATACATCATTTTTGCTCATCGGTGCACTCGCAAACCAAGCCAATACCACCAAAGATACCGTGCGCCATTATGAGCAGCTTGGACTGTTAAAATCGCGCAAACGCCAAGCAGGATCGCGTTTGTATACAGAATTCCACCCTGAATGCATTGAACGTATTGAACTGATTAAAAGCGCCCAAGCGATTGGCTTTACGTTAACTGAAATTAAAGACAGCTTGAATGACTATTACGATGGGCTACTCGATATTGGTGAGCAACTTAATATGACTGAGAAAAAGCTCGAACAAGTTAAAAAGCAGCAAGCCAATATCAATCGTATGGTTGAGCTATTAACCCAACGTATTGATATTCTTAAACATATGAAAATCGATCATAGCTCTATTCCTAGTGTTGAGGATTGCCAACCTTCTACCACGCTATCTCGTTAA